One Candidatus Blochmannia vicinus DNA window includes the following coding sequences:
- the hisC gene encoding histidinol-phosphate transaminase: MNIRDLARNNVLALKPYQSARRLTHSGNIWLNANEFPIAPDYKLRYKKIHRYPMCQPQEIINKYAYYAGVRSDQILVSRGADESIELLMKVFCNPGKDVIVFCPPTYGMYKTTAEILGINYRIIPKNKNWQLDLVSIKSQLNNVKLIYICNPNNPTGNIIHLNSLKKLLNIIQNRALLITDEAYIDFCPDASLVRWLSMYPHLVILRTLSKAFALAGIRCGFTLANPEIIKLLEKVIAPYPLPIPVIDIAEQALAPINIRYTKNRIAIINTNRDILITGLKKCSCVQKVFTSSANYVLVRFNPKYQVFNALLNQGIVLRDQNDQLGLINCLRITVGTFNECNRVVSILKKLRVSSST, translated from the coding sequence ATGAACATTCGTGACTTAGCTAGGAATAATGTATTAGCTCTAAAACCTTATCAATCTGCCAGAAGATTAACACATTCAGGTAACATATGGCTTAACGCCAATGAATTTCCGATCGCTCCCGACTATAAATTGCGTTATAAAAAAATTCACAGATATCCTATGTGCCAACCACAAGAAATCATCAACAAATATGCTTACTATGCCGGAGTACGATCTGATCAGATTTTAGTATCAAGAGGAGCTGATGAAAGTATTGAGTTATTAATGAAAGTATTTTGTAATCCCGGAAAAGACGTTATTGTATTTTGCCCTCCAACATATGGCATGTACAAAACCACTGCAGAAATTTTAGGAATTAATTATCGGATCATACCAAAAAATAAAAACTGGCAACTTGATTTAGTATCTATTAAATCACAATTAAATAATGTTAAATTAATTTATATTTGTAACCCAAATAATCCTACTGGTAATATTATTCATTTAAATAGTTTAAAAAAACTATTAAATATTATCCAAAATCGAGCCCTATTAATAACTGACGAAGCATATATTGACTTTTGTCCTGATGCAAGCTTAGTACGCTGGTTATCCATGTATCCACATCTAGTTATTTTAAGAACTTTATCAAAAGCTTTCGCACTGGCGGGAATACGTTGCGGTTTTACTTTAGCTAATCCAGAAATTATTAAATTATTAGAAAAAGTTATAGCGCCATATCCATTGCCTATTCCAGTAATTGATATCGCAGAGCAAGCTTTAGCTCCAATAAATATACGATATACTAAAAATAGAATAGCTATAATTAATACAAACCGAGACATATTAATTACAGGTTTAAAAAAATGCTCTTGTGTGCAAAAAGTGTTTACCAGTAGTGCGAATTATGTATTAGTGAGATTTAATCCAAAATATCAAGTTTTTAATGCACTGTTAAATCAAGGTATAGTCTTAAGAGATCAAAACGATCAGCTAGGATTAATTAATTGCTTACGAATCACTGTTGGTACATTTAATGAATGTAACCGCGTAGTTTCTATTTTAAAAAAACTACGCGTTTCATCATCTACGTAA
- the hisB gene encoding bifunctional histidinol-phosphatase/imidazoleglycerol-phosphate dehydratase HisB, with protein sequence MCHKILFIDRDGTLINEPKDNFQVDSLDKFSLEPHVISALIALKNIGFEFVIVTNQNGLGSVSFPKAKFDEIHYLMIKIFQSQGIKFNQILICPHFPEEKCSCRKPKTALVNYWLIDNRLNKFNSYVIGDRDTDMILATNMGIQGIRYHHINFGWKKIKNYLIQHYRSAHIHRTTEETNIDIKIWLDQNDKSYIDTGINFFNHMLQQIAIHAGLRMNIIAKGDLYIDDHHTVEDTALTLGEALNVALHNKCGIKRFGFTLPMDESIAQCILDLSGRTYFHYQAKYNFQKIGDLSTEMIEHFFRSLSSKMSCALHLKATGNNDHHKAESLFKSFGRALRQAIYIDNNNIPSSKGTLL encoded by the coding sequence ATGTGTCATAAAATTTTATTTATAGATCGAGATGGAACTCTAATTAACGAGCCAAAAGATAATTTTCAAGTTGATTCTTTAGACAAATTCTCATTAGAACCACATGTTATTTCTGCCCTTATAGCTCTTAAAAATATAGGTTTTGAATTTGTTATAGTTACTAATCAAAATGGACTAGGAAGCGTTTCGTTTCCCAAAGCAAAATTTGACGAAATACATTATCTAATGATTAAAATATTTCAATCTCAAGGTATTAAGTTTAATCAAATATTAATTTGTCCTCATTTTCCTGAAGAAAAATGTAGTTGTCGCAAACCAAAAACTGCTTTAGTAAATTATTGGTTAATTGATAACAGATTAAATAAATTTAATAGTTATGTCATTGGAGATAGAGATACTGATATGATTTTAGCAACCAATATGGGTATTCAAGGAATACGGTATCATCATATTAATTTTGGTTGGAAAAAAATTAAAAACTATTTAATACAACATTACAGATCAGCACATATCCATCGTACCACTGAAGAAACTAATATAGATATAAAGATATGGTTAGATCAAAATGACAAAAGTTATATTGATACTGGAATTAATTTTTTTAATCATATGTTACAACAAATAGCTATCCATGCCGGATTACGTATGAATATTATAGCAAAAGGCGATTTATACATAGATGACCATCATACTGTTGAAGATACGGCTTTAACATTGGGAGAAGCTTTAAACGTAGCATTACACAATAAATGTGGTATTAAAAGATTTGGATTCACTTTACCTATGGATGAAAGCATTGCGCAATGTATATTAGATCTTTCTGGACGAACATACTTTCACTATCAAGCTAAATATAATTTTCAAAAAATAGGAGATCTCAGCACTGAAATGATAGAACATTTTTTCCGTTCATTATCTTCAAAAATGAGCTGTGCTTTACATTTAAAAGCAACCGGTAATAACGACCACCATAAAGCAGAAAGTTTATTTAAATCTTTTGGTCGAGCATTGCGCCAAGCTATTTATATAGATAATAATAATATACCAAGCTCTAAAGGAACATTATTATGA
- the hisA gene encoding 1-(5-phosphoribosyl)-5-[(5-phosphoribosylamino)methylideneamino]imidazole-4-carboxamide isomerase, translating to MIIPALDIINGKIVRLYQGSYHMETSYGNPVSLLKKYIRQGAKMIHLVDLTGAQNPENKQSLLISQLIKESTPLLKIQIGGGIRNATDIEFLLESGATRVVFGSVAITKPKIVKKWFKYFDPNHLVLAIDIRISSTKDRNIAIHGWQKETNFKLEQIIEEYYPVGLKHVLCTDISKDGTLLGSNISLYQSICRSWPKILFQSSGGVYKLTEISKLRCAGVKSIIIGRAFLENKFTVSEAISCWQNE from the coding sequence GTGATTATTCCCGCACTAGATATTATTAACGGCAAAATAGTTAGACTGTATCAGGGATCTTATCATATGGAAACTAGTTACGGAAATCCTGTATCATTATTAAAAAAATATATACGCCAAGGAGCAAAAATGATTCATTTAGTTGATTTAACTGGCGCGCAGAATCCAGAAAATAAACAAAGTTTATTAATTAGTCAGTTAATAAAAGAATCTACTCCCTTATTAAAGATACAAATAGGAGGCGGTATACGTAACGCTACAGATATAGAATTTCTTTTAGAATCAGGGGCAACACGTGTAGTATTCGGTTCTGTAGCAATTACAAAGCCAAAAATAGTAAAAAAATGGTTTAAATATTTTGATCCCAATCATTTAGTTTTAGCAATAGATATACGCATTTCCTCTACAAAAGATCGAAACATAGCCATTCACGGTTGGCAAAAAGAAACTAATTTTAAATTAGAGCAAATAATAGAGGAATATTATCCTGTAGGATTAAAACATGTTCTTTGTACAGATATTTCTAAAGATGGAACTCTATTAGGTAGTAACATATCTTTATATCAATCCATATGTCGTTCTTGGCCAAAAATATTATTCCAATCATCTGGGGGTGTTTATAAACTAACAGAAATCTCCAAGTTACGTTGTGCCGGGGTCAAATCAATAATTATTGGTCGTGCTTTTTTAGAAAATAAATTTACTGTTTCTGAGGCAATATCATGTTGGCAAAACGAATAA
- the hisF gene encoding imidazole glycerol phosphate synthase subunit HisF has protein sequence MLAKRIIPCLDVANNKVIKGVQFKHHKIVGDILDLANRYEREGADELVFYDITASPNNQVVDKKWISRIAEIINIPFCVAGGISTVKQAKQILASGADKISINSPALINPTLIQRLADHLGTQCVVVSIDTWHNPKKKIYQVQCYTGDSHRIKTTTWKTLDWVKKVQEYGAGEIVLNMMNQDGMKNGYDLDQLKDIRKHCKVPLIASGGAGTYQHFLEAFRDADVDGTLAASVFHKKIIDIHKLKQFLSREGIQIRLC, from the coding sequence ATGTTGGCAAAACGAATAATTCCTTGTCTTGATGTAGCTAATAATAAAGTAATAAAAGGGGTACAATTTAAGCACCATAAAATTGTAGGGGATATTTTAGATTTAGCAAATCGTTATGAAAGAGAAGGAGCTGATGAACTGGTGTTCTATGATATTACAGCATCACCTAACAATCAAGTAGTAGATAAAAAATGGATTTCTCGAATTGCCGAAATAATAAACATTCCATTCTGTGTCGCAGGAGGAATCAGTACAGTAAAACAAGCTAAACAAATTCTTGCATCTGGAGCTGATAAGATTTCAATTAATTCTCCTGCTTTAATAAACCCAACGTTAATCCAAAGATTAGCTGATCATTTGGGTACACAATGTGTTGTAGTTAGTATAGACACTTGGCATAATCCTAAAAAAAAAATATACCAAGTACAATGCTATACTGGAGATAGTCATCGTATAAAAACTACAACATGGAAAACATTAGATTGGGTTAAAAAAGTACAAGAATATGGGGCCGGAGAAATAGTATTAAACATGATGAATCAAGACGGCATGAAAAATGGTTATGATCTAGATCAATTAAAAGACATTAGAAAACATTGCAAAGTTCCGCTTATAGCCTCTGGTGGAGCCGGCACTTATCAGCATTTTTTAGAAGCCTTTCGTGACGCTGATGTAGATGGCACATTAGCAGCTTCAGTTTTTCATAAAAAAATTATTGATATTCATAAATTAAAACAATTCTTATCTAGAGAAGGAATACAAATTAGATTATGCTAA
- the hisIE gene encoding bifunctional phosphoribosyl-AMP cyclohydrolase/phosphoribosyl-ATP diphosphatase HisIE, with protein MLIKNKHQKLNWAKNHGLIPAIVQHARSGEVLMLGHVSKESMIKTEQTKHVTFFSRSKNRLWTKGETSGNTLKLINWYSDCDHDTLLIFVVPHGPTCHNNTSSCFHPGIADLSFLYQLEKIISEKKNIPFHPNDSSYTSRLYASGIKRIAQKVGEEGLETALAALSTDCDTTELINEASDLIYHLLVLLQCKSSTFNAIIQELKIRHHKNKQIEHNI; from the coding sequence ATGCTAATTAAAAACAAACATCAAAAATTAAATTGGGCTAAAAATCACGGTTTAATACCTGCTATTGTACAACATGCTAGATCAGGAGAAGTGTTAATGTTAGGACATGTGAGTAAAGAATCGATGATAAAGACAGAACAAACTAAACATGTCACTTTTTTTTCGCGTAGCAAAAATAGATTATGGACTAAAGGAGAAACATCTGGAAATACATTAAAATTAATTAATTGGTATTCAGATTGTGATCATGATACGTTATTAATATTTGTTGTACCTCACGGACCTACTTGTCACAATAATACTAGTAGTTGCTTTCATCCTGGAATAGCAGATTTAAGTTTTCTCTACCAACTAGAAAAAATTATATCTGAAAAAAAAAACATACCATTCCATCCTAATGATTCATCTTATACATCTCGTTTATATGCTAGTGGCATTAAACGTATTGCTCAAAAAGTTGGGGAGGAGGGCTTAGAAACCGCACTTGCAGCACTTTCTACTGATTGTGACACGACAGAACTTATTAATGAAGCATCAGATTTGATATATCACCTATTAGTCTTGTTGCAATGCAAATCATCAACTTTTAACGCAATTATTCAAGAACTAAAAATACGACATCATAAGAATAAACAGATAGAACATAACATATAG